The Psychrobacter raelei genome contains the following window.
ACGGCAGCATAGCTCTTACCATGATCTTTATAGGCCCACATCTTGCGCCATAGTGCTTCATCGTTGGTGGTAACCATACCGCCTTCACCACCAGTGGTCATAATTTTATCTTGGCAGAAGCTCCAAGCGCCGAAGTGACCAATGCTACCGACACTACGACCTTTGTATTTGGCACCATGTGCTTGAGCACAGTCTTCAATCACATACAGATTGTGTTTCTCCGCTAATGCCATGATACCATCCATATCACATGGCCAGCCTGCTAAATGGACACAAACGATGGCACGGGTCTTGTCCGTAATAACTGCTTCAATAGTTTTGGGTGAGATGTTACCACTGTCAGCATCAATATCAGCGAATACAGGTTTAGCACCAGCATTTACCACGCTTGAGATACTGGCGATAAAGGTGCGTGGGGTAACAATCACTTCGTCCTCTGGCTGTAAATTTAATACTTGCAAGGCGACATCTAGGGCTAAAGTACCGTTACCCACCGCTACTGCGTATTTGCTATCGGCCCACTGAGCAAACTCACGCTCGAACTCACGGCTCTCATTACCCGTCCAGTAGTTGACTTTATTTGATAGTAGCACACGGCTGACAGCATCAGCCTCTTCTTGGGTAAAACTAGGCCAAGGTTGGAATTGAGTGTTTAGCATGGGGATTACTATACCTTTACAGTTTTTAATAGCATTTATAGTAGAAAATCACTGAGTTCTAACATCAGGAGGTTCAAATTTAACGATACAATAGGTTATTTTACCAAGGGTCTGGCGGGGTTACCAACCACAACTGCACCAGCAGGAACGTCTTTAGTGACTACAGCGCCCATACCAACGATAGCACCTTTACCAATAACTAAAGGCTTATCAGGAATGCCTTGCTTGATGACAGCTCCTGTACCGATATAGGCGTGGTCATGGATATGGATATTACCATTACAGCTAACTCTTGGTGCAAAGGTCACATAGTCGCCGATAACACAGTCATGTTCTACATAACTATATAAATTTGCATGAAAGCATTTACCAATACGCACATTAGAGCCTATAGTGACAAAAGGGCTGAGTGCTGCCCCTTCTTTTAGTTCTACTGCGTCCATGATGATACTGCTATCCGCTAAGATAGTCCACAAAGGGATATTATCCGCAGCAAGCTTATCGGCAATTTTTTCACGAATGGAGCTGTTAGCAATGGCAATAAGAACTTGCTTGTTCCTGACTTTAATCGATTTAAATTTTTTATAATTCATGGCTGTATAGCCATTGACTAACGTATCTTCTTCTAGAGCATCATCGATAAAGACAATTTTGGCTTGTTCATATAAGCCATCACGTTTTAGTTGCTCAACAGCAACAGGCATCAAGCTGCGACCACAGCCCGAAGCGCCATATATACCATATAGATAATCCATAATCTATTGAGCCAGCTCATTAGTAGCAGCTGTACCAGTAAACTTACTCATTGTGGCTTCGCCTTCAGCACTAATACCATCCTTAATAAGCACTTGTTTAACGGTCTTTGCTAGAATTTTGATATCCAACCATAAAGACTGATTATCTACATACCAAGTATCTAGCGCAAATTTATCTTCCCAGCTAATCGCATTTCGACCGTTGACTTGAGCATAGCCTGTTACGCCTGGGCGCACCTTATGTCGACGAGCCTGTTCACTGTTATATAAAGGTAAGTACTCCATAAGCAGTGGGCGAGGGCCAACCAAGCTCATATCACCTTTTAGCACATTCCAAAGCTCAGGCAGCTCATCAAGACTGGTACTGCGTAGTTTCTGACCGAATGGCGTCAGACGTTCACTATCTGGTAATAGATTACCGTCTTTATCAGTCGAGTCCTTCATGGTGCGAAACTTTATCATTTCAAATGGCTGACCATCTAACCCCGGACGAGTCTGTTTAAATAAGACAGGAGAGCCTAAGTTCTTTTTAACTTTATAAGCAGTCGCCGCTAAGACGGGGGATAGTACTACTAATGCAGCGCTACTGGCAGTAATGTCGATTAGTCTTTTGAGCATATGAATGACCTTGTAAGCTATAGCCCCATTTCTTTGAGCATAAAGTTATTGACAGCGTGTACGTCGAATTTTTCTTCAGCAATTTTACGAGACGCTTTACCCATGGTATTAATTAAACCAGGATCAGTTATAAATTTCTCCATAGCCTCTGTTAATCCAACTACTGATTTAACAGGTACTAAGAAGCCATTAACCCCATCTGTTACCGTCTCTCGGCAGCCTGGTGCATCGGTAGTAATGATTGGTCTACCCATGGCCATGGCCTCTAGCACTGTACGAGGCGTACCTTCTCTATAGGAGGGTAGAACATAGATGGAACTGGCAGCGATGGCGGGCTTAACATCTGCAAGCTTACCCCAGAAGTTGATAGTTCCGTCT
Protein-coding sequences here:
- a CDS encoding DegT/DnrJ/EryC1/StrS aminotransferase family protein translates to MLNTQFQPWPSFTQEEADAVSRVLLSNKVNYWTGNESREFEREFAQWADSKYAVAVGNGTLALDVALQVLNLQPEDEVIVTPRTFIASISSVVNAGAKPVFADIDADSGNISPKTIEAVITDKTRAIVCVHLAGWPCDMDGIMALAEKHNLYVIEDCAQAHGAKYKGRSVGSIGHFGAWSFCQDKIMTTGGEGGMVTTNDEALWRKMWAYKDHGKSYAAVYETEHAPGYRWLHESFGTNWRITEMQSVIGRIQLTRMAEWTTKRTANAHAILQACKPWEQKGYLNVPVMEQTPGFEDCTHAYYKLYVYVRPENLPEGWSRDRIIDEINTLGVPCYSGSASEVYLEKAFDNTGLRPEPRLPVAKQLGETSLMFLVHPTLLDSEIEKTVDAINTVFSKLDMDRL
- a CDS encoding acetyltransferase, with protein sequence MDYLYGIYGASGCGRSLMPVAVEQLKRDGLYEQAKIVFIDDALEEDTLVNGYTAMNYKKFKSIKVRNKQVLIAIANSSIREKIADKLAADNIPLWTILADSSIIMDAVELKEGAALSPFVTIGSNVRIGKCFHANLYSYVEHDCVIGDYVTFAPRVSCNGNIHIHDHAYIGTGAVIKQGIPDKPLVIGKGAIVGMGAVVTKDVPAGAVVVGNPARPLVK
- a CDS encoding sugar transferase, which gives rise to MLKRLIDITASSAALVVLSPVLAATAYKVKKNLGSPVLFKQTRPGLDGQPFEMIKFRTMKDSTDKDGNLLPDSERLTPFGQKLRSTSLDELPELWNVLKGDMSLVGPRPLLMEYLPLYNSEQARRHKVRPGVTGYAQVNGRNAISWEDKFALDTWYVDNQSLWLDIKILAKTVKQVLIKDGISAEGEATMSKFTGTAATNELAQ